GGGTGTGGCGTTCCCCTCGATCTACCAGCTGTTCGGGAAGTGGATCCCCCTGCACGAGCGCTCGCGCGCGGCCGCGCTGAACGGCAGCGGCATGCCGCTCGGCACGATCGCCGCGACGCTCGCCACCCCGTGGCTGGTCGAACGTTGGGGCTGGCCGTCGGTGTTCTACGTGTTCGGCGTCGCCGGCGCGGCCTGGTACGCGTACTGGCGCGCCGTGTCGACCGAGCGGCCCGAGGACGCGCATGGCATCCACCCGGCCGAGCTCGCGCTGATTCGCGCGCACACCGCGCCGCCGGCAGCGCAGCCGCAGATCCCGTGGCGGCGCATCCTGCGCTCGTCCGCGGTGTGGGCGCTGATCTTCAATCACTTCTGCTCGAACTGGGGTTACTTCCTGATCCTGTCCTGGCTGCCCCGCTACTTCGCGGACGCGCACGGGCTCGACCTGGTCGGTGTGGGCTGGGCGACGCTCCTGCCCTGGCTCTCCATGTTCGCGATGACCAACGTCGGCGCGCAGCTCGCCGACGGGCTGCTCGCGCGCGGTCACAGCGTGGTGTTCGTGCGCAAGCTCATGCAGTCACTCGCCTTCCTGGGCTCGGCCGCGGCGCTGTTCGCGATCGGCCAGGTGCACGGCGTCGGGCCGGCGATCGCGCTCATGTGCGTGGCGCTCGGCATCGGGTCGTTCGCGCTCTCGGGCTTCGCGTCGAATCA
This genomic window from Myxococcota bacterium contains:
- a CDS encoding ACS family MFS transporter, whose product is MASEQTLALPQGYWPRRWLLAAGCFLAIFVCYIDRVNISYAILPMSKQYGWDKAAQGWVLSSFFAGYLATQFLGGWLAMRVGGRALLAFGVLWWSAFTLVTPLAAQLSFGALIAARIGMGLGEGVAFPSIYQLFGKWIPLHERSRAAALNGSGMPLGTIAATLATPWLVERWGWPSVFYVFGVAGAAWYAYWRAVSTERPEDAHGIHPAELALIRAHTAPPAAQPQIPWRRILRSSAVWALIFNHFCSNWGYFLILSWLPRYFADAHGLDLVGVGWATLLPWLSMFAMTNVGAQLADGLLARGHSVVFVRKLMQSLAFLGSAAALFAIGQVHGVGPAIALMCVALGIGSFALSGFASNHLDIAPRYAGALMGLSNTAGTLPGVVGVAVTGYLLESTGSWALVFGIAGAFYVAGTVVWLMFARGEPLFD